A genomic stretch from Dissulfurispira thermophila includes:
- a CDS encoding TrkA family potassium uptake protein produces the protein MEKILEIFHEKVYIEGDATDSDTLLKAGIMEAKGLFAVSGDDNQNLVISLTAKQLNPNIRVVARCHDLKNMEKMKKAGADAVVSPTFIGGLRMASEMVRPTVVSFLDIMLRDKEKNLRVEEIPVPESIIGKTIANLQLDKYPNVLLLAVRTKDNWIFNPPEDYLIKPENVLIFMSTPQERQELERIFSTT, from the coding sequence ATAGAAAAGATTCTCGAAATCTTTCATGAGAAGGTTTACATAGAAGGTGATGCCACAGATAGTGATACCTTATTAAAGGCAGGAATCATGGAAGCTAAAGGATTATTTGCAGTATCAGGTGATGATAATCAAAATCTCGTTATAAGCCTAACCGCTAAACAATTAAATCCTAACATAAGGGTTGTTGCAAGATGTCATGACTTGAAAAATATGGAAAAGATGAAAAAGGCAGGCGCAGATGCAGTAGTGTCTCCCACATTCATAGGCGGTCTCAGAATGGCATCTGAGATGGTAAGACCAACGGTTGTCTCATTTTTAGATATAATGCTCCGTGATAAAGAAAAAAACCTGAGAGTAGAAGAAATCCCGGTGCCTGAATCAATTATAGGAAAGACCATTGCTAATTTACAGTTAGATAAATATCCAAATGTGCTTCTGCTGGCTGTTAGGACAAAAGACAATTGGATTTTTAATCCGCCAGAAGATTATCTTATAAAACCCGAAAATGTATTAATCTTTATGTCTACACCACAAGAAAGGCAAGAGTTAGAAAGAATTTTTTCAACTACATAA
- the tatB gene encoding Sec-independent protein translocase protein TatB: protein MFDLGIQELIVIFVVALLVFGPKKLPELGRSLGKGIAELKKAMHGVKEQMDAELHEIKEPISLDEDVHKSGQKTEDKIADSAETEKNTKNV, encoded by the coding sequence ATGTTTGATTTAGGCATACAGGAACTTATAGTAATTTTTGTTGTTGCACTTCTTGTCTTTGGCCCAAAGAAACTGCCCGAGCTTGGAAGAAGTCTTGGAAAGGGTATTGCAGAACTCAAAAAGGCAATGCATGGAGTAAAAGAGCAGATGGATGCCGAACTTCATGAAATAAAAGAGCCTATATCATTAGATGAAGATGTTCATAAATCAGGGCAAAAGACAGAAGACAAGATAGCTGATTCAGCAGAGACAGAGAAGAATACTAAGAATGTCTGA
- a CDS encoding potassium channel family protein, which translates to MSDNISSQIYRRFIWAGLSLLLVLVIGTMGYWFIGKGQYALIDCLYMTVITIATIGYGEIIDMSGNSGGRVFTMFIALFGIGTLTYILSNFTAFVVEGELNETFRRRKMEKVIKKFKDHYIVCGIEGVGFHIVNELSETKRPHVIVDIDRKKNRKDSRNLS; encoded by the coding sequence ATGTCAGACAACATATCATCACAGATTTATAGAAGGTTTATCTGGGCTGGGCTGTCCTTGCTATTAGTTTTAGTTATTGGGACAATGGGTTACTGGTTTATTGGGAAAGGGCAATATGCTCTCATAGACTGTCTTTACATGACCGTAATTACCATAGCAACAATTGGATACGGTGAAATAATAGACATGTCAGGCAATTCAGGTGGACGGGTGTTTACGATGTTTATAGCCCTTTTCGGCATAGGAACACTAACATATATTCTCTCAAACTTTACTGCATTTGTTGTAGAAGGAGAACTTAATGAAACATTTCGGAGGAGGAAAATGGAAAAAGTAATTAAAAAATTCAAAGACCATTACATAGTATGCGGTATTGAAGGCGTAGGGTTTCATATTGTGAATGAACTCTCTGAAACAAAAAGACCTCATGTAATAGTTGACATAGACAGAAAAAAAAATAGAAAAGATTCTCGAAATCTTTCATGA
- a CDS encoding TorD/DmsD family molecular chaperone, whose product MIDELREELYLYNLLRQVFLREPTKELVTDISNISLSEEEEEADDEINHGLKIMIDSAKNNLHRLDEWLEELALEYARLFIGPKNPPAVPYASFYLSESHSLMTEETIDVRKRYLEANMAVKNLYSIPDDHIGIELEFIYYLTQKIIELFEQGQREDASRLFEIRSNFLSEHVSQWVPFFSDKVLDSTQEDFYKGAALILRFLIY is encoded by the coding sequence ATGATAGATGAATTAAGAGAAGAGCTTTATTTATACAACCTTTTGAGACAGGTATTTTTAAGAGAGCCAACAAAAGAACTCGTTACAGATATATCAAATATTTCTCTATCCGAGGAGGAGGAAGAAGCTGATGATGAGATAAATCATGGTCTGAAAATAATGATTGACTCAGCAAAGAACAATCTGCATAGGCTCGATGAGTGGCTCGAGGAACTTGCACTCGAATATGCCCGTTTATTCATAGGGCCTAAAAATCCTCCAGCAGTGCCCTATGCCTCTTTTTATTTATCAGAGTCTCATTCATTGATGACAGAGGAGACTATAGATGTCAGAAAAAGATACCTTGAAGCTAACATGGCTGTGAAGAACCTTTACAGCATTCCTGATGACCATATTGGCATAGAGCTTGAGTTTATCTATTACCTGACGCAAAAAATAATAGAACTCTTTGAGCAGGGACAGCGTGAAGATGCATCAAGGCTCTTTGAGATAAGAAGTAATTTTCTAAGCGAGCATGTGTCTCAGTGGGTACCTTTTTTTTCGGATAAAGTATTAGATTCCACACAAGAAGATTTCTACAAAGGTGCCGCCCTTATCCTCAGATTTTTAATCTATTAG
- the prmA gene encoding 50S ribosomal protein L11 methyltransferase — MGYYEFKISISDESKDALIEYLYSNGCLGIIEGSSNITAYFLDTIGIDKITDFMQSARHLLRESGLNNNLSYDYVFISERDWNESWKKKFKPINIGENLTIVPPWEENNNGRIGLIIDPGMAFGTGHHETTKTCLMIIEKLSKEKNEKNSFLDFGTGTGILAIAALKLGFKHAVCIDIDLLAIDAAQRNVRLNNIKNIEIRQGSIALVNGKFDFIAANLMSEVLIQNAHEIASRLNKSGIVLLSGMITGQENDVITSMKKEGLYVLEKFYDSRWVTTILTH, encoded by the coding sequence ATGGGATATTACGAATTCAAAATCAGCATATCAGATGAATCAAAGGATGCATTAATCGAGTATCTATATAGTAATGGCTGTCTCGGAATTATTGAAGGCAGTAGTAATATTACCGCTTATTTTTTAGACACTATTGGCATCGATAAAATAACTGACTTCATGCAATCAGCAAGGCATTTACTCAGAGAATCAGGGCTTAACAACAACCTATCTTATGATTATGTATTCATTAGCGAAAGGGATTGGAATGAGTCATGGAAAAAGAAATTCAAGCCTATCAATATCGGAGAAAACCTCACTATTGTCCCACCGTGGGAAGAAAACAATAATGGCAGAATAGGTCTGATAATAGACCCGGGCATGGCATTTGGCACAGGACATCATGAAACAACAAAGACATGCTTAATGATTATAGAGAAATTATCTAAAGAAAAAAATGAGAAGAACAGTTTTTTAGATTTCGGCACAGGCACTGGAATCCTTGCTATAGCAGCCTTGAAACTGGGATTTAAACATGCGGTTTGCATAGATATAGATTTGCTTGCAATCGATGCAGCACAGAGAAATGTAAGACTCAACAACATAAAAAACATAGAGATAAGACAGGGCAGCATAGCTCTGGTGAATGGGAAATTTGATTTTATAGCTGCCAATTTGATGTCAGAAGTACTAATACAGAATGCCCATGAAATAGCATCACGCTTGAATAAATCAGGAATTGTCCTCCTTTCTGGAATGATCACCGGACAAGAAAATGATGTTATTACATCAATGAAAAAAGAAGGCCTCTATGTATTGGAGAAATTCTATGACAGCAGATGGGTAACAACTATACTCACACATTGA
- the ychF gene encoding redox-regulated ATPase YchF, whose protein sequence is MRLAIIGLSNSGKTTVFNALTRQNIETTIYPTVTGEPNYGIVKVPDYRVDKLAEIYKPKKVTYATVEYVDYIGLTKGDITQNRKVFDLIKDVDAIVHVIRAFEDDAVLHPMNEVNPMRDIEILELELIFGDLELAEKRLARMEEGAKKGKKPNEAEKRLLLKCKDALEKEIPLRNVSFDNEEQKVMKHLQFVSIKPEVVVLNVGEKDLNTEKEKKLLSDVDAYFRAKNQDPSLITRHASLSLCGKVEMEIAQLNPDEARAFLDDLGIQEPALNKLIQVSYDLLGLISFLTCGEDEVRAWTIKKGINAQQAAGKIHSDIERGFIRAEVINFDDFISVGSMSLARDKGLLRLEGKTYEVKDGDIINFRFNV, encoded by the coding sequence GTGAGATTAGCTATTATTGGACTTTCGAATTCTGGCAAAACAACTGTATTTAATGCGCTTACGAGACAGAATATAGAGACGACCATTTATCCTACTGTAACTGGGGAACCAAATTACGGCATTGTAAAAGTTCCTGATTATAGAGTTGATAAACTTGCTGAAATCTATAAGCCCAAAAAAGTTACTTATGCAACTGTTGAATATGTGGATTACATAGGGCTTACAAAGGGAGATATTACACAGAACAGAAAGGTCTTTGATTTAATAAAGGATGTTGATGCTATTGTTCATGTAATAAGGGCATTTGAGGATGATGCAGTTTTACATCCAATGAATGAAGTTAACCCTATGAGAGATATAGAGATATTAGAACTTGAGTTGATATTTGGAGATCTGGAACTTGCTGAAAAAAGACTTGCGAGAATGGAGGAAGGTGCAAAGAAAGGTAAGAAACCTAATGAGGCAGAGAAAAGATTACTCCTTAAATGCAAGGATGCCCTTGAAAAAGAGATCCCTCTCAGAAATGTGAGTTTTGACAATGAAGAACAGAAGGTCATGAAACACCTTCAGTTTGTATCCATAAAGCCGGAAGTGGTTGTACTCAATGTCGGTGAGAAAGACCTTAATACTGAGAAAGAAAAGAAACTGCTGAGCGATGTTGATGCTTATTTTAGGGCTAAAAATCAAGACCCCTCACTCATCACCCGCCATGCGTCACTGTCTTTATGTGGAAAGGTAGAGATGGAGATTGCGCAATTAAATCCTGATGAGGCGAGGGCTTTTCTCGATGACCTCGGAATACAAGAGCCAGCCCTGAATAAGTTGATTCAAGTAAGTTATGACCTTCTTGGCCTCATATCATTTTTAACATGCGGTGAGGACGAGGTAAGGGCATGGACTATTAAAAAGGGCATAAATGCACAGCAGGCAGCAGGAAAGATACATTCTGATATTGAAAGGGGATTTATCAGGGCAGAGGTCATTAATTTTGATGACTTTATTTCTGTAGGCAGCATGTCTTTAGCACGCGACAAAGGACTTTTGAGGCTTGAAGGAAAGACTTACGAAGTAAAAGACGGCGATATAATCAATTTCAGATTCAATGTGTGA
- the tatC gene encoding twin-arginine translocase subunit TatC yields the protein MENEKMPLTEHLSDLRKRILVSLVALLITFVIAFSYSEEIFKFIMFPLRYNLNFSVKNMYVHFVPQDKLQTTKLVFLAPAEAFWMNLKVAFVAGLMLALPVIFHQLWRFISPGLLPKEKKYVIPFIFSATGLFLFGAAFCFFIVLPFAMEFLLTYKVGDFLMPMLSVGQYVDFCLKFILAFGAIFELPIFIIFLTKMGIVTPKTLAKNRKYAILIAFVVAAILTPTPDAFNQTLMAVPMILLYEIGIWISPLFAKKETKTESN from the coding sequence ATGGAAAATGAAAAGATGCCCCTTACAGAACACCTGAGTGACCTTAGAAAAAGAATTCTGGTATCATTAGTAGCTTTATTGATTACTTTTGTAATTGCATTTAGTTATTCTGAAGAGATTTTTAAATTCATAATGTTTCCTCTGCGATATAATCTGAATTTCTCTGTGAAGAATATGTATGTACACTTTGTTCCACAGGATAAACTCCAGACCACGAAACTCGTATTCCTCGCACCTGCTGAGGCATTCTGGATGAACCTAAAGGTTGCCTTCGTTGCTGGTCTTATGCTTGCTTTGCCTGTAATTTTTCATCAATTGTGGAGATTCATCTCACCGGGACTCTTACCAAAAGAGAAGAAATATGTAATTCCATTTATATTTTCTGCAACTGGTCTGTTCTTATTTGGTGCCGCATTCTGTTTTTTTATAGTTCTCCCTTTTGCAATGGAATTTCTTCTTACCTATAAAGTCGGAGATTTTTTAATGCCAATGTTATCTGTAGGACAATATGTTGATTTTTGTCTTAAGTTTATCCTCGCTTTTGGTGCAATATTTGAACTCCCTATATTTATTATTTTTCTTACAAAGATGGGAATTGTTACTCCCAAGACACTTGCCAAAAATAGAAAATATGCTATTTTAATCGCATTTGTTGTTGCTGCAATTCTGACCCCAACCCCTGATGCATTTAATCAGACATTAATGGCTGTTCCTATGATACTTCTTTATGAGATTGGCATCTGGATTTCGCCCTTGTTTGCTAAAAAGGAGACAAAAACAGAGAGCAATTGA